The following are encoded together in the Candidatus Hydrogenedentota bacterium genome:
- a CDS encoding RNA methyltransferase: MPDLEPYYAQVPQELRTALPRNPLHIMLDNLRSAFNVGSIFRTADACAVERMHLCGMTAHPPHPKLAKTALGAFDYVPWTYYERNRDCVSALKALSVPIIAVETTEDAVPHHTFDWPRPVALVFGNEVNGVNGRVLAQCDGVVRIPMQGYKNSMNVATAFGVVVYSVLAAWRAL, from the coding sequence ATGCCCGACCTTGAACCCTATTATGCACAAGTGCCGCAGGAGTTGCGCACCGCCCTGCCGCGCAACCCGCTGCACATCATGCTGGACAACCTGCGCAGCGCCTTCAACGTGGGGTCCATTTTCCGCACGGCGGACGCCTGCGCGGTGGAGCGGATGCACCTCTGCGGCATGACCGCCCACCCGCCCCATCCGAAACTGGCCAAGACGGCGCTGGGCGCCTTTGACTATGTGCCTTGGACTTATTATGAGCGGAACCGGGACTGCGTGTCCGCCCTGAAGGCGCTGAGCGTGCCCATCATCGCCGTGGAGACCACCGAGGACGCGGTGCCCCACCACACGTTTGACTGGCCCAGGCCCGTCGCGCTGGTTTTCGGAAACGAGGTGAACGGCGTCAACGGGCGGGTGCTTGCCCAATGCGACGGGGTGGTCCGCATTCCCATGCAGGGCTACAAGAACAGCATGAACGTGGCCACGGCCTTCGGCGTGGTGGTGTATTCGGTCCTTGCCGCATGGCGCGCCCTGTGA
- a CDS encoding TIGR02757 family protein, with translation MDHDSKTRLRPELERLHRRFNRPEWIDPDPLAVLGDYSDPPDRELAGLVAASLAFGGVRQIMASARTALAPYPSPHAGLLAAQPREIRRTAAGFRHRYVSGVELAALLLGARRVLLEHGSLGGLFTGLARPEERDFVPALTRFAGVLRAASGLEKNYLLPDPAGGSACKRWFLYLRWMVRRDAVDPGLWQEAPASKLIVPMDLHMHRICLRLGFTARRAADLRAALEATAGFRSVCPEDPVRYDFCLTRAAMHDPAALAPLFGAER, from the coding sequence GTGGACCATGACAGCAAAACACGCCTCCGCCCGGAGCTGGAACGCCTCCACCGGCGCTTCAACCGCCCGGAATGGATAGACCCGGACCCGCTCGCCGTGCTCGGGGACTACAGCGACCCGCCGGACCGGGAACTGGCCGGACTGGTGGCGGCCTCCCTCGCCTTTGGCGGGGTGCGGCAGATCATGGCGTCGGCGCGGACGGCGCTTGCGCCCTACCCCTCCCCCCACGCCGGCCTGCTTGCCGCGCAGCCCCGGGAAATCCGGCGCACGGCGGCGGGTTTCCGGCACCGCTATGTCTCGGGCGTGGAACTGGCCGCGCTGCTGCTTGGCGCGCGGCGCGTGCTGCTGGAGCATGGGAGCCTGGGCGGCCTTTTCACGGGCCTGGCGCGCCCCGAAGAGCGGGATTTTGTGCCGGCCCTGACCCGCTTCGCCGGGGTGCTGCGCGCGGCCTCGGGACTGGAAAAGAATTACCTTCTGCCCGACCCCGCAGGGGGAAGCGCCTGCAAGCGCTGGTTCCTGTATCTCCGCTGGATGGTCCGGCGGGACGCGGTGGACCCCGGACTGTGGCAGGAGGCGCCCGCGTCAAAGCTCATCGTGCCCATGGACCTGCACATGCACCGGATTTGCCTGCGGCTGGGATTCACGGCGCGCCGCGCGGCGGACCTGCGCGCGGCGCTGGAGGCGACGGCGGGTTTTCGGAGCGTCTGCCCGGAAGACCCGGTCCGCTATGA
- the sfsA gene encoding DNA/RNA nuclease SfsA produces the protein MRGGIHPLPVVPGELLRARFIERPNRFVVVCETEAGGRVSAHMPNPGRLRELFLPGARLLLAAPPKENPARRPTVVAVLRGVRPVLLHTQWNNLVARCLLERRLVPGWEDLEVVRAEVPVGRSRFDFLLHGPGGDMLVEVKSCTLFGAGSAMFPDAVTERGRRHLLELAELSRAGRRCGVLFLAHSPDVVRFMPDYHTDPTFSQTLCAVRDHVEIAPLSLCWRGDLSLDPKRLRMLPVPWAHVERESGDRGAYWLMLRLDGARTVGVGGLGEVPLKAGHYLYVGSAMRGLEARMARHLRKRKRFHWHVDYLREAADRAECLAIRSAAREECRIAAALGEVMEPGPAGFGSSDCQCATHLFYSREHPLDRPETHAVLERFRMAGPPEGDQY, from the coding sequence ATGCGCGGCGGAATCCATCCCCTGCCGGTCGTTCCCGGCGAGCTCCTTCGGGCGCGGTTCATAGAGAGGCCCAACCGCTTTGTGGTGGTCTGCGAGACAGAGGCGGGCGGGCGGGTGTCGGCGCACATGCCCAATCCGGGACGCCTGCGCGAGCTGTTTCTGCCGGGCGCCCGGCTGCTGCTGGCAGCCCCGCCGAAGGAGAACCCGGCGCGGCGACCCACTGTGGTGGCGGTTTTGCGCGGTGTGCGCCCGGTGCTCCTGCACACCCAATGGAACAACCTGGTGGCGCGCTGCCTGCTGGAGCGGCGGCTGGTGCCCGGCTGGGAGGACCTGGAAGTGGTCCGCGCCGAGGTGCCGGTGGGACGCAGCCGCTTCGACTTTCTGCTTCACGGGCCCGGGGGCGACATGCTGGTGGAGGTGAAGTCCTGCACCCTCTTCGGGGCGGGCTCGGCCATGTTCCCCGACGCGGTGACGGAAAGGGGCCGGCGCCACCTGCTGGAGCTGGCGGAACTGTCCCGCGCGGGCCGGCGGTGCGGGGTGCTTTTTCTCGCGCACAGCCCGGATGTGGTCCGGTTCATGCCTGACTACCACACGGACCCGACCTTCAGCCAAACCCTCTGCGCTGTCCGGGACCATGTGGAAATTGCGCCCCTGTCCCTGTGCTGGCGCGGGGACCTGTCGCTGGACCCAAAACGGCTCAGGATGCTCCCGGTGCCGTGGGCGCATGTGGAGCGGGAGTCGGGGGACCGGGGCGCCTACTGGCTGATGTTGCGGCTCGACGGCGCCCGCACGGTGGGCGTGGGCGGGCTGGGTGAAGTCCCGCTGAAGGCGGGGCATTATCTGTATGTCGGGTCGGCCATGCGGGGACTGGAGGCGAGGATGGCCCGGCACCTGCGGAAACGGAAACGGTTCCACTGGCATGTGGATTACCTGAGGGAGGCGGCGGACCGGGCGGAATGCCTGGCGATACGGAGCGCGGCGCGGGAGGAATGCCGCATCGCGGCGGCGCTGGGCGAAGTGATGGAACCCGGCCCGGCGGGATTTGGGTCCAGCGACTGCCAGTGCGCCACGCACCTGTTTTACAGCCGGGAACACCCGCTGGACCGGCCGGAGACACACGCGGTGCTGGAACGGTTCAGAATGGCGGGACCCCCGGAGGGGGACCAGTATTAG